The Coleofasciculaceae cyanobacterium genome has a segment encoding these proteins:
- a CDS encoding class I SAM-dependent methyltransferase produces the protein MSDSQAINQAVANLYNTYPFPPDPLSDLEPPGYNWRWNWISAYSFCTGIKPVSEDIRILDAGCGTGSSTDYLIHLNSEAEVTAIDISEKALEIAEKRCHRSGVIAKHAKSVKFLNLRLEEATQLEGEFDFINSVGVLHHLPEPEKGIQALAKKLKPGGIFHIFVYAELGRWEISLMQKAIALLQGDKRGDYRDGVKVGREILANLPENNRILQQETKLWSLENHRDESFADMYVHPQEIDYNVETLFDLIDASGLDFVGFSNPGYWQLERLMGKSPELIKRAESLSDRQLYRLIELLDPNLTHYEFFLAKPPLSQQNWSDDQLLSQAIPELNPCMQGFPSQNFLNFEYQMVHLSESEYQFMLACDKNTEKQANVGEILSHCQLDLAGVRSLFKRQLIILSRRSTIKNSNP, from the coding sequence ATGTCTGACTCACAAGCGATTAACCAAGCCGTTGCCAATTTATATAACACCTATCCTTTCCCTCCCGATCCTCTGTCCGATCTTGAACCTCCTGGCTATAACTGGCGGTGGAATTGGATTTCGGCATATAGTTTTTGTACGGGAATCAAACCCGTAAGCGAAGATATTCGCATTTTAGATGCAGGCTGCGGTACAGGTTCGAGTACGGATTACTTAATCCACCTTAATTCAGAAGCGGAAGTGACGGCGATCGATATTAGCGAGAAAGCTTTAGAAATTGCGGAAAAACGTTGTCATCGTTCGGGAGTAATTGCTAAACACGCCAAATCCGTTAAGTTTTTAAATCTTAGACTAGAAGAAGCAACTCAGCTAGAAGGAGAGTTTGATTTTATCAATAGCGTTGGCGTACTGCACCATTTACCTGAACCAGAAAAAGGTATTCAGGCGTTAGCGAAGAAATTAAAGCCAGGAGGAATCTTTCACATCTTTGTTTATGCTGAATTAGGACGTTGGGAAATTAGTTTAATGCAAAAAGCGATCGCGCTTTTACAAGGAGATAAACGGGGAGACTATCGCGATGGGGTAAAAGTTGGTCGGGAAATTTTGGCTAATTTGCCAGAAAATAACCGCATTTTGCAACAAGAAACCAAATTATGGTCATTAGAAAATCATCGTGATGAATCTTTTGCCGATATGTACGTTCATCCCCAAGAAATTGACTATAACGTCGAAACACTGTTTGATTTAATTGATGCTTCAGGCTTAGATTTTGTGGGATTTTCTAATCCTGGATATTGGCAGTTAGAGAGGCTAATGGGTAAATCGCCTGAACTAATCAAAAGAGCCGAGAGTTTGAGCGATCGCCAATTATATCGTTTAATCGAATTACTCGATCCTAATTTGACTCATTACGAATTCTTCTTAGCAAAACCGCCTTTAAGTCAGCAAAATTGGTCTGATGACCAACTGTTAAGTCAAGCAATTCCCGAACTTAATCCTTGTATGCAGGGCTTTCCCAGTCAAAACTTCCTCAATTTTGAATACCAAATGGTTCACCTATCAGAATCAGAGTATCAGTTTATGCTTGCTTGCGACAAAAATACTGAAAAACAAGCTAATGTCGGCGAGATCTTAAGTCATTGCCAATTAGATTTAGCCGGAGTGCGATCTCTATTTAAACGACAGTTAATTATTTTAAGTCGTCGATCGACAATAAAAAACTCAAACCCATAA
- the miaA gene encoding tRNA (adenosine(37)-N6)-dimethylallyltransferase MiaA, which yields MLIVICGATASGKSGLALEIAQRLDSIIISADSRQIYKKFDLGTAKPSLVEQKLVAHYQIDICEPTETLTLAEYQQQTQKIIINSKTNNPPLLVGGTGLYLDSITKGLKIPLVSPQPELRSQLSSLGQAQIYPWLVQVDPIAARKIHPNDQFRTLRALEVFYVTGTPISAQQGENPPNYPILQIGLDCEVAILDRRIATRTKQMIELGLVQEVEYLCQKYGEQLPLLNTLGYTEIKQYLAGKLSLEQAIAQIITHTRQFAKRQRTWFKKNQQINWFDNTSPDLVEQVWQRIKDFITD from the coding sequence ATGCTGATTGTAATTTGTGGCGCAACTGCTAGTGGTAAATCTGGTTTGGCTTTAGAAATTGCCCAGCGCTTAGATTCAATTATTATCAGCGCTGATTCTCGTCAGATATATAAAAAATTTGATCTTGGTACAGCGAAGCCATCTCTAGTAGAACAAAAGTTAGTAGCTCATTATCAAATAGATATTTGTGAACCAACAGAAACATTAACCCTGGCTGAATATCAACAGCAAACTCAAAAAATAATTATTAATAGCAAGACTAATAACCCTCCTCTACTGGTTGGTGGAACAGGGTTATATCTAGATTCTATTACCAAAGGCTTAAAAATTCCTTTAGTCTCTCCTCAACCAGAATTGCGATCGCAATTATCTTCTCTGGGACAAGCTCAAATTTACCCTTGGTTGGTTCAGGTAGATCCGATTGCAGCGCGAAAAATCCATCCTAATGACCAATTTAGAACGTTGAGAGCGTTAGAAGTATTTTATGTCACAGGAACACCTATTTCTGCCCAACAGGGTGAAAATCCGCCTAATTATCCTATTTTACAAATTGGCTTAGATTGCGAGGTTGCCATTTTAGATCGGCGCATAGCTACTCGTACCAAGCAAATGATTGAGCTGGGGCTAGTTCAGGAAGTAGAGTATCTCTGTCAAAAGTATGGCGAACAGCTGCCTTTGTTAAATACCCTGGGATACACTGAAATAAAACAATATTTGGCGGGGAAGCTCAGTTTAGAACAGGCTATCGCCCAAATTATAACTCATACTCGGCAATTTGCTAAACGGCAACGCACCTGGTTTAAGAAGAATCAGCAAATTAATTGGTTTGATAATACCAGCCCCGATTTAGTCGAGCAAGTTTGGCAGAGAATCAAAGATTTTATCACCGATTAG
- the msrA gene encoding peptide-methionine (S)-S-oxide reductase MsrA → MGLFGLGKPATTPSSQEALPGRDRAMPVPEKHHVNGNPLKPPFPKNMEQAVFGLGCFWGAERKFWQQEGVYTTAAGYAAGHTPNPTYQEVCSGMTGHNEVVLVVYDPAKISYEELLKVFWESHNPTQGMRQGNDRGTQYRSGIYTYTPEQKQLAEASLAAYQQELSKAGYDPITTEIIDAPEFYYAEDYHQQYLSKVPNGYCGLGGVGVCYPAN, encoded by the coding sequence ATGGGACTATTCGGTTTAGGCAAACCAGCCACAACTCCTTCTTCTCAAGAAGCATTACCAGGGCGCGATCGAGCTATGCCAGTACCAGAAAAGCATCATGTTAACGGTAATCCTCTTAAGCCACCTTTTCCTAAAAATATGGAACAGGCAGTTTTTGGTTTGGGTTGCTTTTGGGGCGCAGAAAGAAAATTTTGGCAGCAGGAAGGGGTGTACACTACGGCAGCTGGCTATGCGGCAGGACATACTCCTAATCCTACCTATCAAGAGGTTTGCTCTGGTATGACGGGACATAACGAGGTTGTTTTGGTGGTTTACGATCCCGCTAAAATCAGTTACGAAGAATTATTGAAAGTATTTTGGGAAAGTCATAATCCTACCCAAGGAATGCGTCAGGGTAACGATCGCGGTACTCAATATCGTTCTGGTATTTATACTTATACCCCAGAGCAAAAACAATTGGCAGAAGCTTCTTTGGCAGCTTATCAGCAAGAATTAAGTAAAGCTGGTTATGACCCAATTACTACCGAAATTATTGATGCTCCAGAATTTTATTACGCTGAAGATTATCATCAGCAGTATCTTAGTAAAGTGCCAAATGGTTACTGCGGTTTAGGTGGCGTAGGCGTTTGCTATCCTGCTAATTAG
- a CDS encoding response regulator transcription factor has protein sequence MKILVVEDDERISDAVVEYLSDLHYAVEAVYDGQSAWDLLDVFTYDLVLLDVMLPKIDGITLCQKLRKKGFNLPILMLTAQDTLENKIVGLDAGADDYLVKPFELDELSARIRALLRRGSSSLPPILSWEKLRLDPSSCEVFYQETLLPLSPKEYKLLEFFLRNGRRVFSRAQILEHLWSFEQVPEEATVKAHIRGLRQKLEAAGAPHDLIETVYGLGYRLKEEPQQVK, from the coding sequence ATGAAAATTTTAGTAGTAGAAGATGATGAACGTATCAGTGATGCGGTAGTAGAGTATCTCAGCGATCTCCATTATGCTGTTGAAGCGGTCTATGATGGTCAAAGTGCCTGGGATTTACTAGATGTGTTTACTTACGATCTAGTGCTGCTCGATGTTATGTTACCCAAAATAGATGGGATTACTTTATGCCAAAAGCTACGTAAAAAAGGCTTCAATCTTCCTATTTTGATGTTGACTGCTCAAGATACTTTGGAAAACAAAATTGTCGGCTTAGATGCAGGTGCAGATGACTATTTAGTCAAACCTTTTGAATTAGATGAATTATCGGCTCGGATACGCGCCCTGTTGCGTCGAGGAAGCAGTAGCTTGCCTCCTATTTTGAGTTGGGAAAAATTACGCCTTGACCCAAGTAGTTGTGAAGTCTTTTATCAAGAGACGCTTTTGCCTCTAAGCCCTAAAGAATACAAGTTACTAGAATTTTTTTTACGTAATGGTCGTCGCGTGTTTAGTCGCGCTCAAATTTTGGAACATCTCTGGTCTTTTGAACAAGTCCCAGAAGAAGCAACCGTCAAAGCCCATATTAGAGGGTTAAGACAAAAATTAGAAGCTGCTGGCGCACCCCACGATTTAATTGAGACTGTTTATGGTTTGGGATATCGTCTGAAAGAAGAACCCCAACAGGTCAAATAA